The proteins below are encoded in one region of Hordeum vulgare subsp. vulgare chromosome 3H, MorexV3_pseudomolecules_assembly, whole genome shotgun sequence:
- the LOC123442619 gene encoding proteoglycan 4-like isoform X2 encodes MAGLGTGAGAPLVKVYHEKSMILPDVSRVLACLYEKNIEFETVKDSYKDILRLQSMRSVPVPFYDGPTFRQESRAICRYIAETYEQRGYPFLLGKDVLERASIEQWLRHEEHAFDPPSRALFCHLAFPFPDEDTSDIDREKRKLEEVLEVYEQRLGESEFLAGNKFTLADLVHLPNTHHIVTSDEFAYLYDSRKNVQRWWNAISGRDSWQQVVRDMQDVEEQYQMEELEQQQQLEQQWQWQPEGPEPPAAYGGRTIRIDPRKQAGMESRTILVPPPGSGTISSSSFTVQPLPAETTSHGPNSPGKMKESNFFPTTEKTPAKSKQRNPTTQKKPAASSVETTTSNFFTPAAPPSTTKMSQRTDADKPTSKDASSPTRPSQGSSKKAPDKLHLSDDEAATLSKPMLSQEARKPTDKTPYSQQPSEQAKKAAADQKDAAHLPKHVAFRDIQNETAPQARSRGAKDSTKEGREADQKRAATALTRELPPGSQNTPQAPSADPKPSDSAPMKEGANNEDDRFSTKRLRKMLEESDPAVLKPQSTDMQPPPVQADGARDPRTPVTADERRATSPPKGGVAGDDRGASPPRKSPSANERQSSPQMPSQSPPGESATPPAPLQAPASDAPGENEAVKPSIADPRGISTTPKRLASTPGTQRQTATATDRRNEKTGIDEARQTATVAPDVQPGGRAPNSSGSKPISSKDISKQTDETLYYRSSETSREMPSSAPEKSMRQQQLQSDKSITSPQGIGKQGSEAAPPVSGTEKPGRTQGQDLVESREQTSPDTQQVKNNRNNSKSDGSSKPTQFDGNKGDVPE; translated from the exons ATGGCGGGGCTCGGCACCGGCGCGGGGGCTCCTCTTGTGAAGGTGTACCATGAGAAGTCCATGATCCTGCCCGATGTGTCGAGGGTGCTTGCTTGCCTGTACGAGAAAAACATCGAGTTTGAAACCGTCAAAGATTCCTACAAGGACATACTCAGGCTCCAG TCAATGAGGAGTGTTCCGGTTCCATTCTACGACGGACCCACATTTCGACAAG AGTCGAGAGCAATCTGCCGCTACATAGCAGAAACCTACGAGCAGCGTGGGTATCCTTTCCTCCTGGGGAAGGATGTCCTGGAGAGGGCTTCCATCGAGCAATGGCTCCGGCACGAGGAGCACGCCTTCGATCCTCCGAGCCGGGCATTGTTCTGCCACCTGGCCTTCCCTTTCCCCGACGAGGACACGAGCGACATCGACAGGGAGAAGCGGAAGCTGGAGGAAGTCCTGGAGGTTTACGAGCAAAGGCTTGGCGAGAGCGAGTTCCTTGCTGGGAACAAGTTCACTCTTGCCGACCTTGTTCACCTGCCAAACACCCATCACATAGTGACGTCCGACGAGTTCGCCTACCTGTATGACTCGAGGAAGAACGTGCAGAGGTGGTGGAATGCGATCTCTGGACGGGACTCTTGGCAGCAGGTGGTGAGGGATATGCAGgacgtggaggagcagtaccaaatggaggaacttgagcagcagcagcagctggagcagCAGTGGCAGTGGCAGCCGGAAGGCCCGGAACCACCGGCAGCATAtggcggccgcaccatccgcataGACCCTCGAAAGCAGGCAGGCATGGAGTCGAGGACGATCCTGGTTCCGCCGCCTGGCAGCGGTACAATATCATCCTCATCTTTCACAGTTCAACCTCTTCCCGCAGAAACAACCTCTCATGGCCCAAATTCACCTGGCAAAATGAAAGAAAGTAACTTCTTTCCTACCACTGAGAAAACACCAGCAAAGTCAAAGCAAAGAAATCCCACCACTCAGAAGAAACCAGCTGCTAGCAGTGTTGAAACAACTACTAGTAACTTCTTTACCCCAGCTGCCCCTCCTAGCACCACCAAAATGTCTCAGAGAACTGATGCCGACAAACCCACCTCCAAAGATGCCTCATCTCCAACCAGACCCAGCCAAGGATCATCCAAAAAAGCTCCTGATAAGCTCCATCTCTCTGATGATGAGGCAGCAACCCTTAGCAAACCTATGCTTTCGCAAGAAGCCCGCAAACCCACCGACAAAACTCCATATTCGCAACAGCCCTCTGAGCAAGCGAAGAAGGCCGCGGCTGATCAAAAGGATGCTGCTCATTTGCCAAAGCATGTGGCATTCAGAGACATTCAGAACGAAACTGCGCCGCAAGCTAGAAGCCGTGGTGCCAAAGACAGCACCAAAGAAGGTAGAGAGGCTGATCAGAAGAGGGCTGCAACAGCACTAACCAGGGAACTGCCGCCGGGTTCTCAGAATACCCCTCAAGCACCGTCAGCTGATCCGAAACCATCTGACTCGGCACCAATGAAAGAGGGTGCCAATAATGAAGATGACCGGTTCTCAACTAAGAGGCTCAGAAAAATGCTTGAGGAAAGTGATCCAGCAGTACTCAAACCACAGTCGACAGATATGCAACCCCCTCCGGTACAGGCAGACGGCGCAAGAGATCCTCGCACTCCAGTCACAGCTGATGAAAGGAGAGCAACTTCACCGCCGAAAGGAGGGGTGGCTGGGGATGATCGTGGTGCCAGTCCGCCACGAAAATCACCATCCGCCAATGAGCGACAATCATCCCCACAGATGCCAAGCCAATCACCACCTGGTGAAAGCGCAACACCACCAGCACCACTGCAAGCACCAGCATCTGATGCTCCTGGGGAAAATGAGGCAGTCAAACCCTCAATTGCCGATCCAAGAGGTATATCTACTACGCCAAAGAGACTAGCATCAACTCCTGGAACTCAACGTCAAACGGCTACCGCAACAG ATAGAAGGAACGAGAAGACTGGCATTGATGAAGCCCGTCAAACCGCCACAGTGGCACCTGATGTGCAGCCTGGTGGGAGAGCTCCCAATAGTTCTGGGAGTAAGCCGATATCTTCCAAGGATATTAGCAAGCAAACAGATGAAACATTATATTATCGCAGCTCAGAAACATCCAGAGAAATGCCATCATCAGCCCCTGAGAAGAGCATGAGACAACAACAGTTGCAAAGTGACAAGTCCATTACATCACCGCAAGGCATTGGGAAGCAAGGTTCTGAAGCTGCACCGCCGGTGTCTGGAACCGAGAAACCTGGGAGAACTCAAGGACAAGATTTAGTAGAGTCTCGGGAACAAACCTCCCCTGATACTCAGCAGGTGAAAAACAACAGAAATAATAGCAAATCGGATGGCTCAAGCAAACCCACCCAATTTGATGGTAATAAAGGTGATGTCCCTGAGTGA
- the LOC123442619 gene encoding nascent polypeptide-associated complex subunit alpha, muscle-specific form-like isoform X1, whose translation MAGLGTGAGAPLVKVYHEKSMILPDVSRVLACLYEKNIEFETVKDSYKDILRLQSMRSVPVPFYDGPTFRQESRAICRYIAETYEQRGYPFLLGKDVLERASIEQWLRHEEHAFDPPSRALFCHLAFPFPDEDTSDIDREKRKLEEVLEVYEQRLGESEFLAGNKFTLADLVHLPNTHHIVTSDEFAYLYDSRKNVQRWWNAISGRDSWQQVVRDMQDVEEQYQMEELEQQQQLEQQWQWQPEGPEPPAAYGGRTIRIDPRKQAGMESRTILVPPPGSGTISSSSFTVQPLPAETTSHGPNSPGKMKESNFFPTTEKTPAKSKQRNPTTQKKPAASSVETTTSNFFTPAAPPSTTKMSQRTDADKPTSKDASSPTRPSQGSSKKAPDKLHLSDDEAATLSKPMLSQEARKPTDKTPYSQQPSEQAKKAAADQKDAAHLPKHVAFRDIQNETAPQARSRGAKDSTKEGREADQKRAATALTRELPPGSQNTPQAPSADPKPSDSAPMKEGANNEDDRFSTKRLRKMLEESDPAVLKPQSTDMQPPPVQADGARDPRTPVTADERRATSPPKGGVAGDDRGASPPRKSPSANERQSSPQMPSQSPPGESATPPAPLQAPASDAPGENEAVKPSIADPRGISTTPKRLASTPGTQRQTATATDQLSDQAPAASSFADRRNEKTGIDEARQTATVAPDVQPGGRAPNSSGSKPISSKDISKQTDETLYYRSSETSREMPSSAPEKSMRQQQLQSDKSITSPQGIGKQGSEAAPPVSGTEKPGRTQGQDLVESREQTSPDTQQVKNNRNNSKSDGSSKPTQFDGNKGDVPE comes from the exons ATGGCGGGGCTCGGCACCGGCGCGGGGGCTCCTCTTGTGAAGGTGTACCATGAGAAGTCCATGATCCTGCCCGATGTGTCGAGGGTGCTTGCTTGCCTGTACGAGAAAAACATCGAGTTTGAAACCGTCAAAGATTCCTACAAGGACATACTCAGGCTCCAG TCAATGAGGAGTGTTCCGGTTCCATTCTACGACGGACCCACATTTCGACAAG AGTCGAGAGCAATCTGCCGCTACATAGCAGAAACCTACGAGCAGCGTGGGTATCCTTTCCTCCTGGGGAAGGATGTCCTGGAGAGGGCTTCCATCGAGCAATGGCTCCGGCACGAGGAGCACGCCTTCGATCCTCCGAGCCGGGCATTGTTCTGCCACCTGGCCTTCCCTTTCCCCGACGAGGACACGAGCGACATCGACAGGGAGAAGCGGAAGCTGGAGGAAGTCCTGGAGGTTTACGAGCAAAGGCTTGGCGAGAGCGAGTTCCTTGCTGGGAACAAGTTCACTCTTGCCGACCTTGTTCACCTGCCAAACACCCATCACATAGTGACGTCCGACGAGTTCGCCTACCTGTATGACTCGAGGAAGAACGTGCAGAGGTGGTGGAATGCGATCTCTGGACGGGACTCTTGGCAGCAGGTGGTGAGGGATATGCAGgacgtggaggagcagtaccaaatggaggaacttgagcagcagcagcagctggagcagCAGTGGCAGTGGCAGCCGGAAGGCCCGGAACCACCGGCAGCATAtggcggccgcaccatccgcataGACCCTCGAAAGCAGGCAGGCATGGAGTCGAGGACGATCCTGGTTCCGCCGCCTGGCAGCGGTACAATATCATCCTCATCTTTCACAGTTCAACCTCTTCCCGCAGAAACAACCTCTCATGGCCCAAATTCACCTGGCAAAATGAAAGAAAGTAACTTCTTTCCTACCACTGAGAAAACACCAGCAAAGTCAAAGCAAAGAAATCCCACCACTCAGAAGAAACCAGCTGCTAGCAGTGTTGAAACAACTACTAGTAACTTCTTTACCCCAGCTGCCCCTCCTAGCACCACCAAAATGTCTCAGAGAACTGATGCCGACAAACCCACCTCCAAAGATGCCTCATCTCCAACCAGACCCAGCCAAGGATCATCCAAAAAAGCTCCTGATAAGCTCCATCTCTCTGATGATGAGGCAGCAACCCTTAGCAAACCTATGCTTTCGCAAGAAGCCCGCAAACCCACCGACAAAACTCCATATTCGCAACAGCCCTCTGAGCAAGCGAAGAAGGCCGCGGCTGATCAAAAGGATGCTGCTCATTTGCCAAAGCATGTGGCATTCAGAGACATTCAGAACGAAACTGCGCCGCAAGCTAGAAGCCGTGGTGCCAAAGACAGCACCAAAGAAGGTAGAGAGGCTGATCAGAAGAGGGCTGCAACAGCACTAACCAGGGAACTGCCGCCGGGTTCTCAGAATACCCCTCAAGCACCGTCAGCTGATCCGAAACCATCTGACTCGGCACCAATGAAAGAGGGTGCCAATAATGAAGATGACCGGTTCTCAACTAAGAGGCTCAGAAAAATGCTTGAGGAAAGTGATCCAGCAGTACTCAAACCACAGTCGACAGATATGCAACCCCCTCCGGTACAGGCAGACGGCGCAAGAGATCCTCGCACTCCAGTCACAGCTGATGAAAGGAGAGCAACTTCACCGCCGAAAGGAGGGGTGGCTGGGGATGATCGTGGTGCCAGTCCGCCACGAAAATCACCATCCGCCAATGAGCGACAATCATCCCCACAGATGCCAAGCCAATCACCACCTGGTGAAAGCGCAACACCACCAGCACCACTGCAAGCACCAGCATCTGATGCTCCTGGGGAAAATGAGGCAGTCAAACCCTCAATTGCCGATCCAAGAGGTATATCTACTACGCCAAAGAGACTAGCATCAACTCCTGGAACTCAACGTCAAACGGCTACCGCAACAG ACCAACTTTCAGACCAAGCTCCAGCAGCGTCTTCTTTTGCAGATAGAAGGAACGAGAAGACTGGCATTGATGAAGCCCGTCAAACCGCCACAGTGGCACCTGATGTGCAGCCTGGTGGGAGAGCTCCCAATAGTTCTGGGAGTAAGCCGATATCTTCCAAGGATATTAGCAAGCAAACAGATGAAACATTATATTATCGCAGCTCAGAAACATCCAGAGAAATGCCATCATCAGCCCCTGAGAAGAGCATGAGACAACAACAGTTGCAAAGTGACAAGTCCATTACATCACCGCAAGGCATTGGGAAGCAAGGTTCTGAAGCTGCACCGCCGGTGTCTGGAACCGAGAAACCTGGGAGAACTCAAGGACAAGATTTAGTAGAGTCTCGGGAACAAACCTCCCCTGATACTCAGCAGGTGAAAAACAACAGAAATAATAGCAAATCGGATGGCTCAAGCAAACCCACCCAATTTGATGGTAATAAAGGTGATGTCCCTGAGTGA